Proteins from a genomic interval of Mycobacterium conspicuum:
- a CDS encoding sulfurtransferase — protein MDSRARVLISAAELAGLLQGGDPITVLDVRWRLDEPDGRAAYLRGHVPGAVHVSLEDELSDHTITGRGRHPLPSGRALQEAARRWGIRQDSVVVAYDDWNRAGSARAWWVLTAAGLDDVLILDGGLSAWRSFGGDIEEGPVVAEPGNVTVSHDDLYAGGRPTLTAEQSGTVTLLDARAPERFRGDVEPVDPVAGHIPGAKNLPSTAVLADDGTFLENAALARLFDGHGPAVGAYCGSGVSATVVVAALAALGRDAALFPGSWSEWCSDPDRPVERG, from the coding sequence GTGGATTCACGCGCACGGGTGCTGATCAGCGCCGCGGAGCTGGCCGGTCTTTTGCAGGGCGGCGACCCGATCACCGTTTTGGATGTGCGATGGCGGCTCGACGAACCCGACGGGCGTGCGGCCTACTTGCGGGGCCACGTTCCTGGCGCGGTGCACGTGTCACTCGAGGACGAACTCAGCGACCACACGATCACCGGCCGGGGTCGCCACCCACTGCCGTCGGGGCGCGCCCTGCAGGAGGCCGCACGGCGATGGGGCATTCGGCAGGACAGCGTGGTGGTCGCCTACGACGACTGGAATCGCGCCGGCTCGGCGCGCGCGTGGTGGGTGCTCACCGCCGCCGGGCTGGACGATGTCCTTATCCTGGACGGCGGCCTGTCCGCGTGGCGGTCGTTCGGCGGGGACATTGAGGAGGGTCCGGTGGTCGCGGAGCCGGGGAATGTGACTGTGTCCCATGATGATTTGTATGCCGGCGGCCGGCCGACGCTGACGGCCGAGCAGTCCGGAACCGTGACGCTGCTCGACGCGCGTGCGCCCGAACGCTTCCGCGGCGACGTCGAACCCGTCGACCCGGTTGCCGGACACATCCCCGGCGCCAAGAACCTGCCCAGCACGGCGGTGTTGGCCGACGACGGCACCTTTCTCGAAAACGCCGCGCTGGCGCGGTTGTTCGACGGCCATGGCCCCGCCGTGGGCGCCTACTGCGGCTCCGGCGTCAGCGCGACGGTGGTCGTCGCGGCGCTCGCCGCCCTGGGCCGCGACGCGGCACTCTTTCCGGGTTCGTGGTCAGAGTGGTGTTCGGATCCCGATCGCCCGGTTGAGCGAGGATAG
- a CDS encoding 5'-methylthioadenosine/S-adenosylhomocysteine nucleosidase family protein has protein sequence MNSSEPRILVLAAFPAECDAVLSHTTLDPDPVVVCGRRYFYLGAIGGRKVIVAMTGIGLVNAANATEAAFARFNCIGAVVFSGVAGGGSRPMIGDVAIPAQWTLDGGTTFRPVDAGMLETAQTLSVALDNTKLRRQPRLVVGGDGASSDNNNGTAFPAIPFGGSVFGCRPRRAPNRSPFYTGNFVEAIGPWLARGLIGNVRLAQQNPAFDAMDMETAAAQAVADAHGVPFLGIRGISDGQGDPLHLPGFPITFFYYKRIAADNAARTVAKFLRNWH, from the coding sequence GTGAATTCGAGCGAACCGCGCATCTTGGTGTTGGCGGCCTTTCCGGCCGAATGCGATGCGGTGTTGTCTCACACCACGCTGGACCCGGACCCGGTGGTTGTCTGCGGCCGTAGGTATTTCTACCTGGGGGCGATCGGCGGCCGGAAGGTGATCGTCGCGATGACCGGGATCGGTCTGGTGAACGCGGCCAATGCCACCGAGGCCGCGTTCGCCCGGTTCAATTGCATCGGCGCAGTGGTGTTTTCGGGCGTTGCCGGTGGTGGTTCGCGGCCCATGATCGGGGACGTCGCGATACCGGCGCAATGGACCCTGGACGGCGGGACGACGTTTCGTCCCGTCGACGCGGGCATGCTCGAGACGGCTCAAACGCTTTCTGTCGCACTGGATAACACCAAGTTGCGGCGCCAACCGCGACTGGTCGTCGGAGGAGACGGCGCCAGCAGCGACAACAACAACGGCACCGCGTTCCCGGCCATCCCGTTCGGGGGAAGCGTATTTGGCTGCCGGCCGCGCAGGGCACCGAACCGGTCTCCGTTCTATACCGGAAACTTCGTCGAGGCGATAGGGCCCTGGCTGGCCAGGGGGCTGATCGGCAATGTGCGTCTTGCACAGCAGAATCCGGCGTTTGACGCCATGGACATGGAAACCGCGGCCGCCCAGGCCGTCGCCGATGCGCACGGCGTGCCGTTCCTCGGCATCCGTGGCATCTCGGACGGACAAGGCGATCCGCTACACCTGCCGGGTTTTCCGATTACGTTCTTTTACTACAAGCGGATAGCGGCGGACAACGCCGCTCGCACGGTGGCGAAGTTCTTGCGAAACTGGCACTGA
- a CDS encoding alpha/beta fold hydrolase, giving the protein MDIFAEWQSGGTQLRWRSTTPANDGREITVFSRRCGTPGAPALVLVHGFPTSSVDYYALTRELEAEFDIFLLDFPGHGLSDKPTAPYVYSLYDDARLLVHAITAEWKLTDFRMLTHDRGSSVGMIALGLLGAEHQPLDVIFTNANIYLPLANLTVWQTALLDPATARPTAAATTPETLAAGMGMTTFMPRRTPDDPEIAALAKGFAHNDGVRVMPDVIQYLNERAADETRWLETLSESEVNTTVVWGLHDNVAPVRVPNYVWQTYLKHKPGRNRYWIVPGADHYLQCDAPAQLAQIVRLTAQGEDIALQTLGNQPDGAVLVDQSTPG; this is encoded by the coding sequence ATGGACATCTTCGCGGAGTGGCAAAGCGGCGGCACCCAACTGCGGTGGCGCTCGACGACCCCGGCCAACGACGGCCGGGAAATCACCGTGTTCAGCCGCCGCTGCGGCACACCCGGCGCCCCCGCTCTGGTGTTGGTGCACGGCTTTCCGACGTCGAGCGTCGACTACTACGCGCTGACGCGGGAACTCGAAGCCGAGTTCGACATCTTCCTGCTCGACTTTCCCGGCCACGGGCTGTCCGACAAGCCAACCGCGCCCTACGTCTATTCGCTCTACGACGATGCCCGCCTGCTGGTCCACGCGATCACCGCGGAGTGGAAGCTGACGGACTTCCGGATGCTCACCCATGACCGCGGCAGCAGCGTCGGCATGATCGCGCTGGGCCTGCTGGGCGCCGAGCACCAACCGCTCGACGTCATCTTCACCAACGCCAACATCTACCTGCCGCTGGCCAACCTCACGGTGTGGCAAACCGCGCTGCTCGATCCGGCGACCGCGCGGCCCACCGCGGCGGCCACGACCCCGGAGACGCTGGCGGCCGGCATGGGGATGACGACGTTCATGCCGCGGCGCACGCCGGACGACCCGGAGATCGCCGCGCTGGCCAAGGGCTTCGCGCACAACGACGGCGTCCGGGTGATGCCGGACGTCATCCAATACCTGAACGAACGCGCCGCGGATGAAACCCGTTGGCTGGAAACGCTTTCCGAGAGCGAGGTCAACACCACGGTGGTGTGGGGCCTGCATGACAACGTCGCGCCGGTGCGCGTCCCGAACTATGTGTGGCAGACATACCTCAAGCACAAGCCCGGTCGTAACCGGTACTGGATCGTCCCGGGCGCCGACCACTATCTGCAATGCGACGCGCCCGCCCAACTGGCCCAGATCGTTCGCCTCACGGCCCAGGGCGAGGACATCGCGCTGCAGACACTGGGGAACCAGCCCGACGGCGCGGTTCTGGTGGATCAAAGCACCCCTGGCTAG
- a CDS encoding SDR family oxidoreductase, with the protein MADRLTGRVALVSGGARGMGASHVRAMVAEGAKVVFGDILDDEGEVVAKEIGDSVRYVHLDVTQPDDWDAAVATAVREFGGLHVLVNNAGIINVGTIEDYALSEWQRIIDINLTGVYLGIRAAVKPMKEAGRGSIINISSIEGIAGTIACHGYTATKFAVRGLTKSAALELGPSGIRVNSIHPGLIKTPMTDWVPDDIFQTALGRIGQPQEVSNLVIYLASDDSSYSTGSEFIVDGGNTAGLAHKDFSTVETSEQPEWVT; encoded by the coding sequence ATGGCGGATCGGTTGACGGGCAGAGTCGCATTGGTCAGCGGCGGGGCGCGCGGCATGGGCGCATCGCACGTGCGCGCGATGGTGGCCGAGGGCGCCAAGGTCGTGTTCGGCGACATCCTGGACGACGAGGGCGAGGTGGTCGCCAAGGAGATCGGCGACAGCGTCCGCTACGTCCACCTCGACGTCACCCAGCCCGACGACTGGGACGCCGCGGTCGCGACCGCGGTCCGCGAATTCGGCGGGCTGCATGTCCTGGTCAACAACGCCGGCATCATCAACGTCGGGACCATCGAGGACTACGCGCTGTCCGAGTGGCAACGGATCATCGACATCAACCTCACCGGCGTCTACCTCGGCATCCGGGCCGCGGTGAAACCGATGAAGGAGGCCGGCCGCGGCTCGATCATCAACATCTCGTCCATCGAGGGTATCGCCGGCACCATCGCGTGCCACGGCTACACCGCGACCAAGTTCGCCGTTCGCGGACTGACCAAGTCCGCGGCATTGGAGTTGGGGCCCAGCGGAATTCGGGTCAACTCGATTCACCCGGGGCTGATCAAGACGCCGATGACCGACTGGGTTCCCGACGACATCTTCCAGACCGCGCTGGGCCGGATCGGGCAGCCGCAAGAGGTGTCCAACCTGGTGATCTATCTGGCCAGCGACGACTCCAGCTACTCGACGGGCTCGGAATTCATCGTCGACGGCGGCAACACGGCAGGGTTGGCGCACAAGGACTTCAGCACGGTGGAAACGTCGGAACAACCCGAGTGGGTGACCTAG
- a CDS encoding cytochrome P450 has product MTTTELYYDPFDFDIDDDPYPIWKRLRDEAPLYHNDKYNFYALSRYEDVAPELTNWEVYRSGHGTTMDIIMSNIDFPPGVILFEDPPIHDHHRRLLSRVFTPRRMEAIEPLTRDFCVRALDPLMGTGRFDFIENIGAMVPMRTIGYLLGIPEENQEEIRDRGGRQITLQEGTFRPVPKDFLEHSHEMFADYVDWRVDHPSDDLMTQLLNAELEDENGTRRLTRSEVLLYVSMIAGAGNETTTRLIGFMGQLLSEHRDQRRELVQNPGLIPMAIEEVLRYEAPSPVQARYVARDAECRGETIPEGSIMLLLNGSANRDERKYPDPDTFDIHRGAGHLSFGHGLHFCLGSALARMQARVVLEEVIKRWPDWEVDYANATKAHTTSVRGWSKLPVFTG; this is encoded by the coding sequence ATGACCACGACCGAGTTGTACTACGACCCATTCGATTTCGACATCGACGACGACCCGTATCCCATTTGGAAACGGCTGCGCGACGAAGCCCCGCTGTATCACAACGACAAGTACAACTTCTACGCGCTGAGCCGGTATGAAGACGTCGCCCCCGAGCTGACCAACTGGGAGGTCTACCGCTCGGGCCATGGCACCACCATGGACATCATCATGAGCAACATCGACTTTCCGCCCGGTGTCATCCTTTTCGAAGACCCACCCATTCATGATCACCATCGCCGGTTGCTCTCAAGGGTTTTCACCCCGCGCCGGATGGAGGCGATCGAGCCCCTTACCCGCGACTTCTGTGTGCGTGCGCTCGACCCGCTGATGGGCACGGGGCGGTTCGACTTCATCGAGAACATCGGCGCGATGGTGCCGATGCGCACGATCGGCTACCTGCTGGGCATCCCCGAGGAAAACCAGGAGGAGATCCGGGACCGTGGCGGCCGCCAAATCACGCTCCAAGAAGGCACATTCAGGCCGGTGCCCAAGGATTTTCTCGAGCACAGCCATGAGATGTTCGCCGACTACGTCGACTGGCGGGTCGACCATCCCTCCGACGACCTGATGACGCAGCTGCTCAATGCCGAGCTCGAGGACGAAAACGGGACCCGGCGGCTGACGCGCAGCGAGGTGTTGCTCTACGTCAGCATGATCGCCGGCGCCGGCAACGAGACCACCACGCGCCTGATCGGTTTCATGGGCCAACTGCTCTCCGAGCACCGCGACCAACGTCGAGAGCTCGTGCAGAACCCCGGGCTCATTCCGATGGCGATCGAGGAGGTCTTGCGCTACGAAGCGCCCTCGCCGGTGCAGGCGCGCTACGTCGCGCGTGACGCCGAATGCCGCGGGGAAACGATTCCGGAGGGCTCGATCATGTTGTTGCTCAACGGATCAGCCAATCGCGACGAGCGCAAGTATCCCGATCCGGACACCTTCGACATTCACCGCGGCGCCGGGCATCTCAGCTTCGGGCACGGCCTGCACTTCTGTTTGGGCTCGGCGCTGGCGCGCATGCAGGCGCGGGTGGTGCTGGAAGAGGTCATCAAGCGCTGGCCGGATTGGGAAGTCGACTACGCCAACGCCACCAAGGCCCACACCACCAGCGTGCGGGGTTGGTCGAAGCTGCCCGTCTTCACCGGCTAG
- a CDS encoding LLM class flavin-dependent oxidoreductase codes for MFTMRFDMRDPAWGAPPVELYAAVPEMCAWAEDHGGLAAVLCEHHGSEDGYLPSPMMLAPAIAARTQRLGLSLILILPFYDPVRLAEDMAVLDIISNGRASYILALGYRPEEFEHFGLAVRDRGRLCDEKLTLLRRLLAGETVDLDGRRITVTPQPLTPGGPGLMWGGGTVAAARRAGRYGLGMLGNANEPGMREAYEAACAKHGHAPGATFFPERNTPSVTFVADDIDQAWSELGDYLLHDVQTYAAWNPGDETTAGFSHVRNVDELREAAASHVIIPVSEAVSRIRAGQVLNLSPLCGGLPPEIAWTYLKRVGEVVLPEALSKEASL; via the coding sequence GTGTTCACGATGCGCTTCGACATGCGGGACCCGGCGTGGGGAGCGCCCCCGGTTGAGCTGTATGCCGCCGTGCCCGAGATGTGCGCGTGGGCCGAGGATCACGGCGGCCTCGCGGCCGTGCTGTGTGAGCACCACGGCTCCGAGGACGGCTATCTACCGTCACCGATGATGCTGGCTCCCGCGATCGCCGCGCGCACTCAGCGCCTGGGTCTGAGCCTGATCCTGATTCTTCCGTTCTACGACCCGGTACGCCTCGCCGAGGACATGGCGGTCCTCGACATCATCAGCAATGGCCGGGCGTCGTACATCCTGGCCCTGGGGTATCGGCCCGAGGAGTTCGAGCACTTCGGTTTGGCGGTGCGTGATCGCGGGCGGCTCTGCGACGAGAAGCTCACGTTGCTGCGGCGGCTGCTCGCCGGTGAGACGGTGGACCTCGACGGACGACGGATCACGGTGACACCGCAGCCGCTGACCCCCGGCGGACCCGGATTGATGTGGGGCGGCGGCACCGTCGCGGCCGCACGCCGGGCCGGCAGGTACGGCCTGGGGATGTTGGGGAACGCGAACGAGCCCGGGATGCGGGAGGCCTACGAGGCCGCCTGCGCCAAGCACGGCCACGCGCCCGGCGCGACGTTTTTTCCCGAGCGCAACACCCCCTCGGTCACCTTCGTCGCCGACGACATCGACCAGGCGTGGTCGGAGCTCGGCGACTACCTGCTGCACGACGTGCAGACGTACGCGGCCTGGAACCCCGGCGACGAGACGACGGCGGGGTTCTCCCACGTTCGCAACGTTGACGAGCTGCGTGAGGCGGCCGCGTCGCACGTGATTATCCCGGTCTCCGAGGCGGTCTCGCGGATTCGCGCCGGCCAGGTGTTGAACCTCTCGCCGCTGTGCGGCGGGCTGCCACCGGAGATCGCGTGGACCTATCTCAAGCGCGTCGGCGAGGTCGTGTTACCCGAGGCGCTGTCGAAGGAGGCGTCACTATGA
- a CDS encoding NAD(P)H-dependent amine dehydrogenase family protein, whose translation MRVVVWSTGGVGRNAIDAIRRRPDLELVGVWVHSADKVGKDAGELAGGEPLGVAATNDAAALIALKPDCVVYAASGPERDGAAVPDYIRLLRAGINVVSTSSTSLVYPPSYFAPNWRDDLEAAAKAGGASLYVSGIFPGFASDQLALLMTTQSKHIRCITASEVALNDHYPVADVMMDGLGFGRPLEFEPMMTTPGFIEMAWKAPIYLIASGLGVEVEQVRGYFDRELTERDISVAFGTIAAGTCGAVRTRAAGVVHGREAIVIEHVIRMARDVAPSWPTSDCDATYRVDIEGDPEVHCVMTMGAAVGHGAGHAAMMSTAMRVVNAVSYVVDAAPGLLSSLDIPTTLPRHVFD comes from the coding sequence ATGCGCGTTGTGGTGTGGTCCACCGGCGGAGTGGGAAGGAACGCCATCGACGCCATCAGGCGCCGGCCGGATCTGGAACTTGTTGGCGTATGGGTGCATTCGGCGGACAAGGTCGGCAAGGACGCCGGCGAGTTGGCCGGTGGTGAGCCGCTGGGGGTGGCCGCCACCAACGACGCCGCGGCGCTGATCGCGTTAAAGCCTGACTGCGTGGTCTATGCCGCCAGCGGTCCCGAACGCGACGGGGCCGCGGTGCCCGACTACATCCGGTTGTTGCGGGCCGGGATCAACGTCGTGTCGACGTCGTCGACGAGCCTGGTGTACCCGCCGTCGTACTTCGCGCCGAACTGGCGCGACGACCTCGAAGCGGCGGCCAAGGCCGGCGGCGCGTCGTTGTACGTGTCGGGCATCTTCCCGGGCTTCGCCTCCGACCAGCTGGCGCTGCTGATGACGACGCAGTCGAAGCACATCCGCTGCATCACCGCCAGCGAGGTCGCGCTCAACGATCACTACCCGGTGGCCGACGTGATGATGGATGGCTTGGGTTTCGGCCGCCCGCTGGAGTTCGAACCCATGATGACGACGCCCGGGTTCATCGAGATGGCTTGGAAGGCACCGATATACCTGATCGCCAGCGGCCTCGGGGTGGAGGTGGAGCAGGTGCGCGGTTACTTCGACCGCGAGCTGACCGAGCGGGATATCAGCGTGGCATTCGGCACGATCGCGGCGGGCACCTGCGGGGCGGTGCGGACCCGGGCCGCGGGTGTGGTCCACGGCCGCGAGGCCATCGTGATCGAACACGTCATCCGGATGGCCCGCGACGTCGCACCCTCGTGGCCGACGTCCGATTGCGACGCGACGTACCGGGTCGACATCGAAGGCGATCCCGAAGTTCACTGCGTGATGACGATGGGGGCGGCCGTCGGCCACGGTGCCGGGCACGCCGCGATGATGTCGACGGCCATGCGGGTGGTGAACGCGGTTTCCTACGTCGTCGACGCCGCGCCCGGCCTGCTCAGTTCGCTGGACATCCCGACGACCCTGCCGCGACATGTCTTTGACTGA
- a CDS encoding LLM class flavin-dependent oxidoreductase — MFTLRFDMRAPDWAGPPADLYGAAIDMCAWAETRGAALAVLSEHHGAADGHLPAPLMLASAIAGRTRTLAILLAAVAIPLWDPVRLAEEMSVLDLISRGRVWYAFGVGHRREEFEHFGVDMTTRGRVADEMLAVLGPLVRGEVVSYRGRQVRVTPACATAGGPMVLIAGGSKAAARRAGTHGFGFVSQTALPGLKELYESECRAHGHEPGMIQFPVEGAPTTVFVAEDVDEAWDVLGPHLLHDAIMAASYRPGDDSVASISRADSVAALRAESGGPYRIFTPNEAVDYIRGGRLLPLHPLCGGVAPDVAWPYLRCAVAAAARAQG; from the coding sequence ATGTTCACGCTCAGGTTCGACATGCGGGCGCCGGATTGGGCTGGGCCGCCCGCCGACCTTTACGGCGCGGCCATCGACATGTGCGCGTGGGCGGAGACGCGAGGTGCGGCGCTGGCCGTGTTGTCGGAGCACCACGGCGCCGCCGACGGCCATCTGCCCGCGCCGCTGATGCTGGCCTCGGCGATCGCGGGGCGCACGCGCACGTTGGCGATACTGCTGGCCGCCGTGGCGATTCCGTTGTGGGACCCCGTCCGGCTCGCCGAGGAGATGAGCGTGCTGGACCTGATCAGCAGGGGACGGGTGTGGTACGCGTTCGGCGTCGGGCATCGGCGCGAGGAGTTTGAGCATTTCGGCGTCGACATGACCACGCGCGGGCGGGTGGCCGACGAGATGCTGGCGGTGCTCGGCCCGTTGGTGCGTGGCGAGGTGGTCTCCTATCGCGGCCGGCAGGTTCGGGTCACCCCGGCATGCGCGACGGCCGGCGGGCCCATGGTGCTGATCGCCGGCGGCAGCAAGGCGGCGGCCCGTCGCGCCGGCACCCACGGGTTCGGCTTCGTCTCCCAGACCGCCCTGCCGGGCCTGAAGGAGCTGTACGAGTCGGAGTGCCGCGCCCACGGGCACGAGCCCGGAATGATTCAGTTTCCCGTCGAAGGCGCTCCCACAACGGTTTTCGTCGCCGAAGATGTCGACGAGGCATGGGACGTGTTGGGGCCGCACCTGCTGCATGATGCGATCATGGCGGCGTCCTACCGGCCCGGAGACGATTCGGTCGCGAGCATCAGTCGCGCCGACAGCGTCGCGGCGTTGCGCGCGGAGAGCGGCGGACCGTACCGCATTTTCACGCCCAACGAGGCGGTCGACTACATCCGCGGCGGGCGCCTGCTGCCGTTGCATCCGCTGTGTGGCGGCGTGGCGCCCGACGTGGCGTGGCCGTATCTGCGCTGTGCGGTAGCCGCCGCCGCGCGGGCCCAAGGTTGA
- a CDS encoding MalY/PatB family protein — protein MTPNPLEELTVEQLRARTSMKWRARPPDVLPLWVAEMDVKLAPTVADALHRAVDIGDTGYPYGTAFAEAVSEFASRRWQWHTVEVDHTAIVPDVMLGVVEMLRLVTERGNTVVVNSPVYPPFYAFVSHDGRRVIEAPLGWDGRIDLGVLEETFARARAAAGPSGGVAYLLCNPHNPTGSVHTRDELSGVADRARRFGVRVVSDEIHGPLVLPGARFTPYLSVPGAEDALALTSATKAWNLCGVKAALAIAGPEAVGDLRRMPEEVSHGPSHLGAIAHAAAFRSADDWLDALLRGLDANRTLLDELVAELLPGVSYQRPQGTYLAWLDCRDLGFGEQAAEGPAVVSDLSGPARFFLDQARVALTSGHAFGSGGAGHVRVNFATSQAILREALSRMGQALQHRGPGC, from the coding sequence GTGACACCCAATCCGCTCGAAGAACTCACGGTCGAGCAGCTACGCGCGCGCACCAGCATGAAATGGCGGGCCCGGCCGCCCGATGTCCTGCCGCTGTGGGTCGCCGAGATGGACGTCAAGCTCGCACCGACGGTGGCCGACGCCCTCCATCGCGCCGTCGACATCGGCGACACCGGATATCCCTACGGGACCGCGTTCGCCGAGGCGGTCAGCGAATTCGCTTCGCGGCGTTGGCAATGGCACACCGTGGAGGTCGACCACACGGCGATCGTTCCCGACGTCATGCTCGGCGTCGTCGAGATGCTTCGACTGGTCACCGAGCGCGGCAACACCGTCGTCGTCAACTCGCCGGTGTATCCCCCGTTCTATGCGTTTGTGTCCCACGACGGGCGTCGGGTGATCGAAGCGCCGCTGGGCTGGGACGGCCGGATCGATCTGGGCGTGCTGGAGGAAACGTTTGCCCGGGCCCGCGCGGCGGCCGGGCCCAGCGGCGGCGTGGCGTATCTGTTGTGCAATCCGCACAACCCGACGGGGTCGGTGCACACCAGGGACGAACTCAGCGGTGTCGCCGACCGTGCCCGCCGCTTCGGGGTCCGGGTGGTGTCGGACGAGATTCACGGCCCCCTGGTGCTGCCTGGGGCGCGATTCACGCCGTATCTCAGCGTGCCGGGCGCGGAGGACGCCCTGGCCCTGACGTCGGCCACCAAGGCGTGGAATCTGTGCGGGGTGAAGGCGGCGCTGGCGATCGCGGGCCCCGAGGCCGTCGGCGACCTTCGGCGCATGCCCGAAGAGGTCAGCCACGGGCCGAGCCACCTGGGCGCCATCGCCCACGCCGCGGCGTTCCGCAGCGCCGACGATTGGCTCGACGCGTTGTTGCGCGGCCTGGACGCGAACCGCACGCTACTGGATGAGCTGGTCGCCGAGCTGCTGCCGGGGGTGAGCTACCAACGGCCGCAGGGCACGTATCTGGCGTGGCTGGACTGTCGGGACCTGGGGTTTGGCGAGCAAGCCGCCGAAGGCCCGGCGGTGGTGTCGGACCTGTCCGGGCCGGCCCGCTTTTTCCTGGACCAGGCCCGGGTCGCGCTCACGTCCGGGCACGCCTTCGGCAGCGGCGGAGCCGGGCATGTGCGGGTGAACTTCGCCACCTCCCAAGCGATCCTCCGCGAGGCGTTGTCGCGGATGGGCCAGGCCCTGCAACATCGCGGCCCAGGATGCTGA
- a CDS encoding haloalkane dehalogenase encodes MDVLRTPDSRFENLEDYPFSANYVDVAASDTEPLRMHYLDEGPPEGPPIVLLHGEPTWSYLYRKMVPPLADGGYRVLAPDLIGFGRSDKPSQMQDYTYLRHVEWVTSWFERLKLKDVTLVVQDWGSLIGLRIAAEQDARVGRLVVANGFLPTAQRPTPPAFHVWRAFARYSPVLPAGRIVAVGTVRRVRAKVRAGYDAPFPDKRYQAGARAFPQLVPTSPNDPAIPANRAAWAALGRWEKPCLAIFGHRDPILGRADRPLIEHIPGAAGQPHARINASHFIQEDSGPELADRILAWLPPVAD; translated from the coding sequence ATGGATGTCCTGAGAACCCCGGACTCGAGGTTCGAAAACCTTGAGGATTACCCGTTCTCAGCGAATTACGTCGACGTGGCGGCGAGCGACACCGAGCCGCTGCGCATGCACTACCTCGACGAAGGGCCTCCCGAGGGCCCGCCGATCGTGTTGCTGCACGGCGAACCCACGTGGAGTTACCTGTACCGCAAGATGGTTCCGCCGCTCGCTGACGGCGGCTACCGCGTGCTCGCGCCCGACCTGATCGGCTTCGGCCGCTCCGACAAGCCCAGTCAGATGCAGGATTACACGTACCTGCGGCACGTCGAGTGGGTGACATCGTGGTTCGAGCGCCTCAAGCTCAAGGACGTGACGCTGGTGGTGCAGGACTGGGGCTCGCTGATCGGTTTGCGAATCGCGGCCGAACAGGACGCCCGGGTGGGGCGGCTGGTGGTGGCGAACGGTTTCCTGCCAACCGCGCAGCGACCCACCCCGCCCGCCTTCCACGTTTGGCGCGCGTTTGCGCGCTACTCCCCCGTGCTGCCGGCGGGCCGGATCGTTGCCGTCGGCACCGTGCGGCGGGTGCGGGCCAAGGTCCGTGCGGGCTACGACGCGCCGTTCCCCGACAAGAGGTATCAAGCCGGGGCCCGTGCGTTCCCGCAATTGGTGCCGACCTCGCCCAACGATCCGGCGATCCCGGCCAATAGGGCCGCCTGGGCGGCCCTGGGCCGCTGGGAGAAGCCCTGCCTGGCCATCTTTGGGCATCGCGATCCGATCCTCGGTAGGGCGGATCGCCCGCTGATCGAGCACATCCCCGGCGCCGCGGGTCAGCCGCACGCCCGCATCAATGCCAGCCACTTCATTCAGGAGGACAGCGGGCCGGAGTTGGCCGACCGCATCCTCGCCTGGCTGCCGCCGGTGGCTGACTAG
- a CDS encoding amidohydrolase family protein: MQRIDTHHHAVPDDYLKLLRKSGIDAAGGRAVPEWSPEGSLEVMSEVGIATAILSVSAPGTTFLPNPADAAALARDLNDHVAGVVAADPARFGFFATVPMPHVDESVAEVVRSLDELHADGVVLLANAAGVYLGQDGQDDLFAALDARSAVAFIHPAELPGPAVEGVVPFAADFLLDTTRAAYLLVRNGIRRKYPNIRFILSHAGGFVPYAAYRLAMAIVGDTGRNPTDVLDDFAGFYFDTALSSSAAALPSLLAFAKPGHVTFGSDTPFAPLEVSKLFAAGLEAYPGLDADTRAAIDRTNALALFPRLAT, from the coding sequence ATGCAACGCATCGACACCCATCACCACGCCGTCCCCGACGACTACCTAAAACTATTGCGCAAGTCGGGAATTGATGCTGCCGGCGGGCGCGCCGTACCGGAGTGGAGTCCGGAGGGCTCACTCGAGGTCATGTCCGAAGTCGGCATCGCAACCGCGATCCTGTCGGTGTCGGCGCCCGGCACCACGTTCCTGCCGAACCCGGCCGACGCCGCCGCGCTGGCTCGCGATCTCAACGATCACGTCGCCGGCGTGGTCGCCGCCGATCCCGCGCGGTTCGGTTTCTTCGCCACCGTGCCGATGCCACACGTCGACGAGTCCGTCGCCGAGGTGGTGCGGTCCCTGGACGAACTGCACGCCGACGGCGTCGTGCTGCTGGCCAACGCGGCGGGCGTCTATCTCGGCCAGGACGGTCAGGACGACTTGTTCGCGGCGCTGGACGCGCGTTCGGCCGTGGCATTCATCCATCCCGCCGAGCTACCCGGCCCCGCCGTCGAGGGCGTCGTACCGTTCGCGGCCGACTTCCTGCTCGACACCACCCGCGCGGCGTATCTGCTGGTGCGCAACGGGATTCGCCGCAAATACCCGAACATCCGGTTCATCCTCAGCCATGCCGGCGGGTTCGTGCCGTACGCCGCGTATCGGCTGGCGATGGCCATCGTCGGCGACACCGGCCGCAACCCGACCGACGTTCTCGACGACTTCGCCGGCTTCTACTTCGACACCGCGTTGTCGTCGAGCGCCGCGGCCCTGCCCAGCCTGCTCGCCTTCGCCAAGCCCGGGCACGTCACCTTCGGCTCCGACACGCCGTTCGCTCCGCTTGAGGTCTCCAAGCTGTTCGCCGCCGGGTTGGAGGCCTACCCCGGACTCGACGCGGACACCCGCGCGGCGATCGACCGGACCAACGCGCTGGCCCTGTTCCCGCGCCTCGCCACTTAA